CACAAAGGAGTGAAAAGAGGAATTAAGACCATTGAGAAcagataaaattaaatctgaATCATCAACAGGTTCCCCCACAGCAGATAGTTCATCGGCAAACGATTTAACTTCATCCAAAAATTATTGGCAAGACATGGAACCTTGTTGTGAAGATTGTAACTTCCTCTTGATAAGAGAAATTCGTGAAGTTGAGGGCGTAGCAAATCTTGCACCAAGAGCTTGCCAAGCAAGCCGAGAAGTCTCCAGACCATAAATGGTAGAAACCACCGTAggagataaagaagaaataatcCAGCCAAGTACTGTTTGATCTTTATACTGCCAAATTACATTAGCAGAATTAAGAGTCCTTTGTGCCTTGTGTTCTTCAATGGAAAATTTAGGAGGGCTAGGTTCGGAACCATCAATGATTCTCATTAGACCATAGCTTCGAAGTAGAGGAATTAATTGAGCACTCCAGGCAAGGAAGTtagttccataaagtttaaTAGAGATAACTTGAGCTGGAAGATGAAAAGCAGCAGAAGGAAAAGAAGCGTTTGTGATAGCAGCCATAGGATTAACAAAAGCGTTAGCTATaattggctctgataccatgaaataATTCTGGAAAAGGCTACCAGATATCTTTTGTATTCTAGCTTATATAACCACAGTGTTTACATCTGATACAGAGACTAATTTTCTACGTTTGTTACAAGAGATATAATTTACATGGGATTCAAATACAGGATAAGGCACACACCCTATGCAGATCATCCTAATCACATAGGATGACTCTTATCTTTATCATGTATGAATtaacaagaaacaaatttatttttttcttttcatgtaaaTCTCGCTTTTAATAAGATCTATTTCTATAATAACGTCAGATTATTagttataagagaaaaaaataataattgtttcgTCCCAGAGAATGAACAAGGTTAATCTAATAATTTCTCATttgttaattagaaaaaattaaaaaaaaatacaattaaatctctccttttacattattatttttttcccaaaaacttTCTCTAATATTTCTCATAATTTCATTTACAATTATGCAATTTCATGTAGGAATTCATATGCTCCTGtgaaataattacaataaaactaaaaaagaatatgCAATTTGATTGAAGATTATTGTGTCGTTAGACACCATTCAGTGTGGACGGCAATATTTCTTGAAccgtttttttattattattgttctgATTAtcgaattttataattttacaattttattgtattaacaACATTTTATCTATTGAGACTTGTCTCTATTTATGTGCTCCTATGTGTGTGAAGTGTAAAAGAAAATTCAGACGTTCAATTAAATTTAaggttataattaaaaaaattgaaggagcgagaaccaaaataaattaaaaaaacagagcatGTTGTTCAAAAGGcacataaaaattcaatttgatccttaaaattttaatttaagcatattTGATCCCTCAAGTTTAAGAGTTTCAAGTTTTAGTTCTAAAGTTTATATACGAACCCAAAGGTTAAAAACCTTGaattcacaaaaattaaaaatagaaataacccaagaaagttaaaataaaactgAAGATAAAACATGTCATAATAATTACCTGAATCAAGACACTAAAGTTATTGAATGAAAGAAACCCCAATCCTATGCTTATAATAAATCATGAACTGAAAGTACAAAAGAAGAACATTACAAAGACTATCAGTCTTTAATaagttcaagaaaaaatcaataaaaaaatcaaaagtatatGAGTAAACCTCACACAAATACTCaatatgatgaaaaacaaggtcgtctttttcttcttcttcttcttcttcttcttctttataatATGATTCATCAATAaccaaaactaaacaaaaacttTTGCTCTCTTTTTAATAAAGTTGTCGCAAATTCAAGAACTAAACACAAAGACTAATAACACGGAAAATTATAGATAGAtacataaaatctaattttatagcGTTGTTATGATACCAACTAATATGAACttagaaattaaaaaccctataacCTACAAGCAAGAAACAATACAacccaaaaaatttcaaatcaaattgataaaaaaaaaacttgatttaatgtttaccttaataaaaaaaccaaagttattGGATAAAAGACCTCAACTCTTTGATTATAAAGAACCAAGAAGTGGTAGTATAAGAAAAAACGCCACAAAGACAGTTAATATTTGATAAGTCTTGAAGAGTTCAATGAAGAACAAGAGTAAAAGCATTTTTGTACAAACACAATATTATTTCTGAATAAACCAagtctaaaagaaaaggaatctaAATACAAACTAAATAATCTATTTATAAAAGGTAAAATATCTTCAACacgactaaaaaaaataacaagagagttctaaataaaatagaaaaaataaccttaaaCTAACTAGGAAAATAATGTAAATCGCGCTCATTATCTTTTGGACCTTATCGCAAGGTCTTACCGATTTCTGATcgctataaaattttaaccctatataaaaaacaagaccTTTAAAATGttctagaaaatttaaaatttgatccaatagttggatcaaaagttatacttgttaacttaaaattatacattagaaaaaagaaagctcaAAATCGACTTAAGCTTGTCCAATTCTTGCACAGATCACATTAATTAAATCCGGATCATTCCTTGTTGAAGTTTGAAAGCTTGACTTTCCCCAAATATCCTAAATAAGCTCATTAAGTGCCTTTTTAATCTTGTTGCTTCTTGACCTTGTAATTGGCCTGATCGGCACGTCTAGTGGATCATTTGATAATACTTGTTGATTATTGTTGGGTTCTTTTTTTACGTTTCAATCCTTAAGTGTTGAGAGATAAGtgagaaaatatttgaaatatgagatgagagagaaagagattggtCAGGTATATtctaaccttaaaaaaacaaatctttgtGTCAATAggttcatcttaaaaaaaaaaaaaatccatgaaggTCATTTGGATTTTTCAtcttactagaaaaaaaaatccgacCTTAGAAAGATTTTTTGATTCAGCTAATTGAAAGGTGTTTGAAGCTAAAAATAGGTTTAATACGGTCATGATGTATTTTAAATGTTTGCATGTGAAaactacttttgtttttttttaaaaaaaaaaagagttcttaAAATTTAACAACTTTAACCCTAATTTTCTAGTGACTTTTAATGCCCAATAGTTGAACCAACAAACGTTGCATGATTTGCCAAGGAGAATAGCACATCAtgtgtctttttaaaaaatgttaagtcgtatgcttcttaaaaaaaaaaacctaaaatttgaCCAAGCACacgattttgtttgtttttacgttttaaaaatacttttaaaaaaatttaaaatttttttatttttatttttttacttcaaattaatttattttttttatgttttcagatcattttgatgtgctaatatcaaaaataatttttaaaaaataaaaaatatattattttgatgcatttgtgaaaagcactttaaaaaacaaccacagctacactctcaaacaggcATCCTCCCAAGACTTAGATGTTtgggcttttttttatatttctcttcattttttttaattttaaataaaattcattataaataaaataatatttaagatataAACCAATTTCaccatatatttcaaataaaattatagtttctatagtaatattaacaaaaactttgtgaattattatatatgaatctaatatgcaaataaaaaaaatcatgcttgtGAAtagtagataaaaataaaatatttattttttgttttttattataaattttttcatagTTATTTCTTCTATCATGTTTGAATTATCAAGTCATGATTCTTCATTACAagtttttgttaaagaaataatgtttttaataaaaaaaaaacatatttttgtcaaaaaaataaaagaaatacatgaataaaaaaaatagagttttgatTAAGACATAAATTTTCCCCttcttattcaaataaataaaattttttatgaatatttattttaattgtttttttatttttattaaaaacatgctattaataaaaaatatatgtttttgtcagaaacaatacatgaataaaaataggGAGATTGCCTTATAAAATACGTATTTGTttagataatataatataagtagttgtttttcttacaaatatgtattattaaatataatataaggtTCTTAAAAATACCCCACaacaccaaggaaaaaaaaaatggtatactGCTGTCTTGTCTACCAGTGCATTGAACTGGTAGAGACACCTCAACAAATTCGCTGTATATATGAAGAAGGGGACACATTAGTGAGCAGTCCACGCATCCAAGAATACTAAATTCAATGCTTATTAAACTTGGTCTAATTCAGATTTTTATAAACTAGATTAATTTAATGTCCtgtaaaaaaagtaaaagactgttattttaataaaaattaacaaaaatcttGGGAAATTATTGTGCTATTTATTATAGTAATGACAAAATTGCTTCTCAGCCTTGAAATATTAGAAATCGATACTAGatgttttttcactttaatacaattattttttacaaattatgtTGGGTTagtttagttattattatttttttcacaataaaattattaatttaaccctacaataataaaaaaaaaattactttcaatCAAGGGTGTTTtggcattttttgttttttcaaaatattaaaattactttatCATCCTTAAAGGCAATCAATTAATCTCTCTTATATTGGCTTTCTTGTCATTTTAccatggtttgtttttgttaatatcaagATTACTTAGCGACATTATTATATTTGACcctatattaaatattattaaaaataaattggagaCGGTCCCCACGCCATTCAACCGGTGCTTGTGGGGTAGTTCGATTACCAAATCTTGTCTTCCACGAAAGTATTTGAATCATCTTGATTTCCTCTCGTGTTTCAAATAGCCCTCTGATTTAGCATTggcaatcttttctttttcttttcatttatctcTATCTACCTTGATTTCACGCTACCTcctaaaaatttcaaagaagcctcttcaatttgttttctctttgaatttagtccttgatctttttatttttatttattttattttaaataatttatagaattaaaattcttttttaaatttcatcccctttaaatttcttaacctttcaaatttgatccccatttttttattgtttttttatttgggaaaatttcttagattttttttttacaatttcatcctccttaagttttttttcctatctaatttgatcctcgttcttttgattatttttttttgtagattttttaaatttatttttcttttcgattTCATTCTTGAACATTAAATgagttgggaattgagtttgaGTCTAGGATTTCATGGGCTATAAGTTTTAGGGATTAACAAAGGTTTAGGAGGTTCGTCtgtattttcttgattttttattttctattttaggctttttttttagttttatacttTAGCATTTATTCAATTTGAGACTGGacttagttgtttttatttatttattttatagaattttacactaatttttaaaataactctGGTTATCtctagtctttttatttgtcattctttgttaatttgtttttgctaatttttttaatttatattttctttctggtttcatcctttaatttttcaaataattttttatatataatttagaaaattagaattttttttttcaatctcacccccttgaatttcttaatcttttaaacttgactcttatttttttcattgttatttattttatttaaattgatttttttacaattgatcctttggtttttttttttctaatgaatttgatttttattcttttgattactattttatttactttgacaaaaaatttaaatcaatactTTTATATTTGTCTATCTTGGTACCGTCATTTAGAACATGAGCTTCGTCAGTTGGCCTAGGTTGGCTCAATCTTTTTTagggttgctttttaaaattttaatattttttgtgtttcttcatTTAGCATTATGTTgttttagaattgatttttgtgaaGTTTCTCAGTTTGTCTTCCATTGAGTTATCTCATTTACATGATCCAGGTTGCAGAGTTTGATTGGTTTGTTTGGtttgataggttttttttttcttttatatatattgacctTATTTTAAATGTGTCCTTgtgcattagatttttttttagaattggacttaaatatattttttatgttttatttgtttatcttaattttatgacTCGACTTTCATATTTTCCATACTCACTCAAGTTAGCTtaggtcccttttttttttttgttatccttCCACATTagcttctctattttttttcttctttttctttttaggttaccataattttttttttttttaaatcaatctaTTTATTAtcgttatctatttttttattatctaattaaattataaaaatgtttttttctctcagtCAAGTCTGTTTAAagtacttttttatatttttttaaacctgacATTTTATGGAACAGTGGCTTGTCTTCTTTCTCTCGTGGAGTTAAAGTTACCTTAGTAATCAATGGCTCCaaggagaataaaaaaataaaaacaatcttaGGGGGCTGGTTTGGCTGGTTCTAGACTGAAAAATACCTTTGACTAATTTCATTATGCTTCGAGAAAACCCTACacaagtcaaaaaaaaaataaggttaaaaaaataagccCTGAGACCGAATAGCACTGCCAGTGATTTCTCGGTCTCCGAGGCTTTTTCCCAGGTTGAAACCTCATTCAACCGAGCATATAAAAAGCAGAACCTCATTCACCGTTCCAGagaaaagcatataaaaagcAATTCAGTAACACGTGAATATAAAACTTTTCTTGTTGAGTGGCCTTTCCAGTAGATTGCCTACAATTTGTCGGAAAGGAacagatgtttttttaaaaaaaacaaagaaaacacaagGCACTAGCAATATTATACCCAACAAGTTACAGCTGGTTTTAAATTATCAAGAGAAGGTTTTGGTAACAAGTCAACCACCTTTTCCCTCAAATTGTTAACTAATTATAACCCTTGAGCCTATTTTAGATATAGCTTGATGTTGACCACAGGAATCCCATGAGAATGGTAACATTACCTCATAATGCCTACGATACCTTTTCTCGTTTCTAAAGAAGTAATAATGTCAATTGCATACTAAGGGATGATTTTGTGACTGCAGTTTACAAGCAAAGGTGCggttccatttaaaaaaaagctgACACCCAGTAGACAATGCCTGAACTTGCACCCTTGCAAATGGGTTATTTCCCATTTTTTCTCTACCCTTTAAAGCTTTTGAGATTTACAGGATCATTACATGGACCGACACATACATTAACcatcatttgaaatttaaagaaaaattgaaaactagTGGTTTTACACAATCAACACGCCTTTTCAAATGGAACGAACTGTTTGTTACCATTGGTCAGCCTGCCTCCAAATTGTGCCCTAAGAACTGCAAACAGAAGAAGGGTCACAAGATGCTTTGGAGTGGATTATAACCCGAGCTCCTGAAGCAAGCCTGTTGGGAGGAAATGAGGGTAATGTCAAAATCTGATAACACAAGATTAAACTTTAGCAGCTACTTTTAGAATAGATTGGAGTCAACACTTAACTTTCTTCGATTTTGATCACCCTCTCCTCTCTGAAAGAATCGAGcttctttgattgttttttaccTGAACCAGGCTCTGTGATTCTTTTACTGCCACCATTTGATGAGCTATTGTGCACTACTTGAGAGCCATTAGCCCCGTTAGAGGAGTTTCTAGGTTTATCAGAAACTGGCGATCGCAAAGATTCACTGTGCGGTTGCTTGCTTAGGGAGGCTTTTGATCGTGGAATGCATTTTGAGCGTCCAGAGGTTGACTCTTCATTGTCTTCAACTGAATCTGGTTGTTTACACGTCCtgcaatttaatttatgtttttaattaaggtgaacaaagaaataaaggaaGAATGTAGAACTATTTCCTGTGTTAAATATGTTTAGTATTCTTATTAAAAGaagtcaataaataaaattcatgcaGCTAACCCATAAGTCCATGACCCCCATCTGAACTACCATTATTACTACCGGAGGGGACGGGGGGAAGGACAAAGCCACCTTAAttccttctttaatttttcaatcaaacaaaaacaaatgtcgTGTCTCTATGAAAGGAAAGAACCAAAGTTGAAACAGGTAATTATAAATAGATTCATTTCAAATCAGGATATTGTTCTGTGCTCCACAGCAACTCAAACAAGTTCATCTTACGGCAGGATCAACTACCATGATAATAACCTAACAACATTACAATTGAAcattatacaaataataaaCGGTAACATAATGACCCCATATGACCCTTCGTTGTGCAGACCAACTATAAACTAGAAAATTCTCATGCAAAAAAGCTTTGCGCTTTTGAATACCAGCACTCTAGGATGGCTTTAAATACAGTGGGACATTTAATGTGACCTAAATATTAACACCTAACGTGCAGGGCAAGTAGTAAGTTTATAGATGGTGGTGCAACAGTTTTGCAAGTCCACATAAAGAAGAGATTTTTGCTCTACAAGTAATCACCATCATGCAACATCCAACATTATAGGATCCCTCCAAACAATATTAAACTGAAAAACAATAGTAAGAAAATCCAATGATTGACATTGTGACTTCTCTTTATCAAGCCTAGGGGCCAAGGCGAACACTCAAGCTTGATTCATACATGTTGCCTCAAGAATAGCTAGTTGACAACCTTATGCAATCCTAACTGTGATATCAAAGGATTCATTAGGAGTGTCCATTGGGCCTATTCTGAGACCTAAAACAAAGTGGATCCAAGAGAAGTTCAATGGATCTAGTCAAGAGGCttgggttaaaaaaattcaaatctgcTAGCCTGGACCTTTATCTACTTTTTGGGTTATATCTGAAGCTACAGGAAGATTTAGGATGCTATTCAAGTTGGATTGGAAACTGGACATTTGTACCTTTCCAACGATATATGGCAGGCTCGCTAATTAATCCGgacaaaagatgaaaaataatgaaaagcgCATCAGGCTTTGTTCAGCAAGGATTCTACAATAATTATTTCTCTTGGGTATTTTTCACTATCATTTGCAgcaaatagtgaaaaaaaaatcttagactattgtttatttatttttattattttaaatcttattttaattagtttaggttttatttaaattgagtgCATGTTTGATCCATTAGTTTTGGGATTTACATATAAATACGCTTATGTAAGGATTTTTATGCagttgatgaatttttatcTAAGGTTGCCGCATATTGTGTCTTTTTCTCTTGTGTGATTGAGTGATTCTCATCCTAAGTTCTTGATTCAACTTGCATACTCTTCAAAAGATTAATCAACTTTgttgtgatttatatttctcGTTCGCGTCTCTTTATAAGTGTAAGGTAGAGGTGATCAATTGCATATAAATTTGTTTCTCTAAGGTCTTTTTATTGATAGGTCAAGTTGCGAACTTTTCTTCAAACCTCAAATTAACAATCTAAGGAACAATTCCACATCAAAACCTTAACTAGTTGTGTTAATTAGCCTAACAGAACTTTCGAATAATTAGTCAAGAGGGTAGTCAACTTAGGTTCTGAAGTGTGTCAATCTTTCTGAACACCTGTCTTGTAAAATTTTCAACCATCCACAAGCTGGTTAACAAGCCTAATTGTTGAAGCTAATATGACCCCAATTAAAGTCATCATTCAACAAGCCAAACCTTAGTTTGTGCATACTCCTATTGCAAAATATGTAAGAATGTCGTGTATTAACTCCTTAGGTAACACAACAACCAACCAGCAGCAAGAGATCCCCGAGGGAGGGCAAAAAAGCCAGCAGATTTAAATGATATGCATAGAATTTAAAACTAAAGAGTTGAAAAAAGGTTAACCTGTCTGCATTGAAGGAAGAAGAACGCTTCAGACTAGGATGTCCATCTCCTTCCTTGAGCATTTTTGTCTCAATCAAGCTCCCACTGAAATACTCTTTTTCTTCCAATCTGAGGCCCATCATCCTCGGATTCTCTGACAAGCAATCAAGCTCTCCTAACATCATAGAAGTAGAGAACAATGGAGAAGGAAGTTTCGAATGAGAAAACCTCGGCCTGTAGGTTGGAACTAGTCCAAAACTGTGATCTTTCACTGAAATTGACCCACAGGATATCAATTGCATCAACATATTAGTGGCCTTGAGCCTTGCATTGTTTGGCATTCGAATATCTTCCTCTTCAAGGATTCTAAAACTGTTGATTTTATTAACATCAGCTCTAATAAGAGACTCCAAAGTTTCAGTCTTCCCGCCCGATGATGATGCACTAGAGGAAGATGGGGGAGGCGAAACTGAATTCTCACATATCTCAGAATTTTCCTTCACGTGTGGAAGTCGATTTTGATCATTCTCATTGCATTCCTGTTCCAGAGAACCATCATCAGTCGAAACACCCCTTGAGCAAGTTTCTCGGGATTTAGGTCTGCTAACATTTTCCTCAGTCTGTGTTGAAGCATTTGCGAATCCATCACTCTTGTAAACCTTGTATTCTGTCAAGCTAAGAGAGCCATTCCATGGAGAATTCTTTCCAACTGTAGACTCTGGAGACACGCCAGAGGAGCCAGGACGTTGCTGTGGAGGGGATACTTCATCTTCCTGAGAATGCTTTGTTTCCTTTCCATTCAAACTTGCAGACGATGAGGAATCATCTTGACTTCTAGAAGATGCGGGTTCTGGCAATAGTTTCAGATTTTGCATTTTTATGGTTCCAGCAGGAGCGAAGCGATCTGTGGAGATTAATTAAAGCTCTCAGCCCTTTAACCTATCCTTCATGTTATAAAACAACAACTAACCCATcacttaaattgatttaaataaccCACCTGAATTAGATTCTTCAAAGAGTTCAGAACCTTTGAGAACATATTCACTTCCATGAGCAGGAAGAATTAAATCATCCTCACAAAGGTCATGCCATACAAATCCATTCTTATAGCTTCTGCAGTcaacaacagaaacaaaaacaaacaaacaaataagcaCAAGGAAGCGCGAGGTAAACCCAGCTATAAACTAACCAAAACGCTTATTCTACTAAATTTAGAGaacagaaaaaactaaaagcaacccacaattttttcaacaaaagaaattaaagatttcaattctttcatgattttcaaatcaaacaGTCCATAATActaaaaacagaagaaagacaGTAACTTTGACCTCTTAGAAGACCAAGAATACAAAGAAGCCATCCCTCTGCCTCTCAATACATTAAGCCTCTCAATTACATCTGCAACATTACATCACATtacattcaatctcaaaatcaaaaaaaaaaaaaaaaaaacaaacccagtTCAAAAAACTCACTAAAAATACCTCTAAGGTAGAGACCATCAGGTGAAGCAAGAGGGACTTCAATGAAATGAGGGTGCTCAAGCTGACGATTTCTACAGAGATAATAAACAACAGGGACTTTACGATTCTGTTGTTGATACTTTGGTGACCTCTCTGTCCACACTTTGGCTCTCTCTGGACTTACTTGCCTGTTGTACTTCTTCATTGTCATCGTCTCCATTATCACATCAAAGCCCTTAACAAAAATTCTGAAACTTGGCAATCCTGAGAGCGTCTGGTAGCAGTCAAATAGATACAAAATCTTTATGGTGTTTAACGGTGATGGTGACTCTATAAAGAGAAACTACAGGGAAGGAAATGTCGTTTTAGCTTCTTATTTTCTGCGCGTACTTTTTTTTGGCTGATTCGGTAGaggctgagagagagagagagcaagatagagagagagtgtgcgtatgtgagagagagagctggGAGCTAAGAACAagactgggtttttttttgtggttgccttttttatgcttttcccAGTCtgtcttcttgttttcttttaccCCCTCGTGGAAGCAGAATCAAATTTAAGGGAGGGAGGGGGggttaattataacttagtcaCTGTAAtctaatacaaataattaaacagtCCTCGTGATTTCATAAACTGTATATttaactcttattttttaaatttctttttgtttcgaCGATAATAGTAGATATGAcaataaatatcaattcaaactCGAAGCTAAAATAATTATCCAAGCTTAACCCAAACTTGGTAGGGTATGAATTTTTAATCCTCAACCCAAATGATATAATTTACAACAATTCAATATATGATTTTGgatatacatataatttttttaaaattttaaaattatttatatattttcggTCAGGTTGGATAGAACAATATCTATAACAAACTTGAAACcggactctttttttttgttttacccaAACCTAATTTGGTTTAAAAGTTTCATATACATTCGAATCGGTTCAGGATGATATCcatcaagtttaaataaaattattattccaaTTTGGTTTAAAATCTTTctctaaatgattttaaaagttCATTCCCTACACTGGCATCAtgcattcaaaattttttaataaattcttatatATGTTGGTATTAAtgtttgaattcaaaaaatcaataaataaagcaaaacttcTTAACCGTTATTAAATCCATTTATAAATGGATAAATTTTGTCTGTTTCGTGTTTtcgtaattaaatttttgattttttttttttgttttaaaaaatagtaaaaaagaagaattaataGATAGAATGGAGAGATTgatgagaaaataaatcaattttaaaaacagatTATTATTAAACAAAGTATGATCATCATTGATCGAatgataatttcataatttttatattacagaaaattatttatttgttttgataaattatggAAAATAAGGTATGGTTGACTCAATTCAAGAACATGCATGTatgcattaatattaattttagatttcCTATCTATAAACATTcggattttatatttgttagtgTAGTTGTGTTTTCATCCGTCCAAATGCTTGCttctataaaaatcattaatttaatccGAGATGTAGAAttcaacattaattaattaagatccgaaatgattaaattcaaactatacaaaaaaagaaaaagaattggtTTCACATGAATTCcaagaattatatattaattaattagaccaGCTTCCATGATTTTTAAGCAATGAAGAATGATAATGAAGCATCAATTGAGTATTCTTCAGGGGCTTGGGATGTTGTGATGAGCAAATTAAATATGGATTTTGCTTTATTTCAGTCTTTAGTCAATATCCATTCATGTGACCAAAAAGAGAAGATTATTCTTTCTTTGGTGCACATGACCGACCACCTGTGACACTTTATATCATTTAGTCATTCATTTTCAATAATCACGAGATaatttagaaatcaaaagacaaaattaattattaaatatgttctttcaaaaaaaaaaatgtaattagaTGTTACTCTGAGCTGAAAAAAGAAGGTttgataatcaa
This region of Populus trichocarpa isolate Nisqually-1 chromosome 9, P.trichocarpa_v4.1, whole genome shotgun sequence genomic DNA includes:
- the LOC18101953 gene encoding protein SOSEKI 3 isoform X2, whose protein sequence is METMTMKKYNRQVSPERAKVWTERSPKYQQQNRKVPVVYYLCRNRQLEHPHFIEVPLASPDGLYLRDVIERLNVLRGRGMASLYSWSSKRSYKNGFVWHDLCEDDLILPAHGSEYVLKGSELFEESNSDRFAPAGTIKMQNLKLLPEPASSRSQDDSSSSASLNGKETKHSQEDEVSPPQQRPGSSGVSPESTVGKNSPWNGSLSLTEYKVYKSDGFANASTQTEENVSRPKSRETCSRGVSTDDGSLEQECNENDQNRLPHVKENSEICENSVSPPPSSSSASSSGGKTETLESLIRADVNKINSFRILEEEDIRMPNNARLKATNMLMQLISCGSISVKDHSFGLVPTYRPRFSHSKLPSPLFSTSMMLGELDCLSENPRMMGLRLEEKEYFSGSLIETKMLKEGDGHPSLKRSSSFNADRTCKQPDSVEDNEESTSGRSKCIPRSKASLSKQPHSESLRSPVSDKPRNSSNGANGSQVVHNSSSNGGSKRITEPGSGKKQSKKLDSFREERVIKIEES
- the LOC18101953 gene encoding protein SOSEKI 3 isoform X3; translated protein: METMTMKKYNRQVSPERAKVWTERSPKYQQQNRKVPVVYYLCRNRQLEHPHFIEVPLASPDGLYLRDVIERLNVLRGRGMASLYSWSSKRSYKNGFVWHDLCEDDLILPAHGSEYVLKGSELFEESNSDRFAPAGTIKMQNLKLLPEPASSRSQDDSSSSASLNGKETKHSQEDEVSPPQQRPGSSGVSPESTVGKNSPWNGSLSLTEYKVYKSDGFANASTQTEENECNENDQNRLPHVKENSEICENSVSPPPSSSSASSSGGKTETLESLIRADVNKINSFRILEEEDIRMPNNARLKATNMLMQLISCGSISVKDHSFGLVPTYRPRFSHSKLPSPLFSTSMMLGELDCLSENPRMMGLRLEEKEYFSGSLIETKMLKEGDGHPSLKRSSSFNADRTCKQPDSVEDNEESTSGRSKCIPRSKASLSKQPHSESLRSPVSDKPRNSSNGANGSQVVHNSSSNGGSKRITEPGSGKKQSKKLDSFREERVIKIEESLLQELGL
- the LOC18101953 gene encoding protein SOSEKI 3 isoform X1, with the protein product METMTMKKYNRQVSPERAKVWTERSPKYQQQNRKVPVVYYLCRNRQLEHPHFIEVPLASPDGLYLRDVIERLNVLRGRGMASLYSWSSKRSYKNGFVWHDLCEDDLILPAHGSEYVLKGSELFEESNSDRFAPAGTIKMQNLKLLPEPASSRSQDDSSSSASLNGKETKHSQEDEVSPPQQRPGSSGVSPESTVGKNSPWNGSLSLTEYKVYKSDGFANASTQTEENVSRPKSRETCSRGVSTDDGSLEQECNENDQNRLPHVKENSEICENSVSPPPSSSSASSSGGKTETLESLIRADVNKINSFRILEEEDIRMPNNARLKATNMLMQLISCGSISVKDHSFGLVPTYRPRFSHSKLPSPLFSTSMMLGELDCLSENPRMMGLRLEEKEYFSGSLIETKMLKEGDGHPSLKRSSSFNADRTCKQPDSVEDNEESTSGRSKCIPRSKASLSKQPHSESLRSPVSDKPRNSSNGANGSQVVHNSSSNGGSKRITEPGSGKKQSKKLDSFREERVIKIEESLLQELGL